The window ccttatccatttttaaacttatatgggtacattcttttttccttgattttaaaatgtatccataTCAAGCTTAATCGaaaaaatttactaatgttattaagcctaatatctttattttttgtgatttttaagaatgtacccatattttgaTACTATAAGtcttttggttaattttgatgaatgtacccatgtgtgtgtgtgtgtatatatatatatatatgcacacacacactagtatatttatattttaatatttttaatcccacaaattatggttttttttatttaaaatctcatttatataaacaactaaaatttctaatttttaatttaaaaaatatagtaacgtacaaagaaataaattatcacattaatttcaggacctcgataaaaaaattacaaactaacaagatttcaattaaaaaatattgataGCTAAGGACCCcatccaaagtctcccttgTTTGAATTTGgacatttttttggtcaaagagtTTTAATGCATTTCAAAGACTTGAATTTTTAAACGAAATCTAAAAAGAAGACAGCATTGACGTGAATTTTGAAcgacattgatcaatttttaactttttttcttctcttgcgCACCTCTTTAATCATATCTTATCGAATTAAataaccaaataaaattaaagaataagATTAAACAAAAGTGTGTAATTATATTTTTCCTATTTAAATCGAGAGCTAATCGAATAATACAGTATCCTATATTATCGATCCAATGTATGATCACATCAAAAAGTAAGTCGGGACTTTGGATAGCAAACTTACCGAGTTCCTCAACAGCTGGATCTCTTGGAACAAAATGTCCATCTGTAAATTTTGACGACTCAGTCTTCGAATTAATTTCTATAACATGAATTAACTGTTGCTTAAATATAATTTACGGACtgtgataaaaaataataaaaataataaaagtaataACAACATaagtaattaaattaaaataaaaacgttACCTTTGCCGAGCGGACGTGATAAATCCATATTTCAAGATTTTTTTCAAGCACTTGTAGTTCATCCAAAGTCATTGTCCCAGCACCTCCATCAAACATATACCTGTAATGTTTTTATAAGTTATCCAATTCCTTTAAACCAAAATTACAAACATTACCAAACTAATGATATATGTGTTGAAAGTTTATGGttttgtttggaagtgtttttaaataacTGAAAACGCTTTTGATCAGAATGCCTTTGAAACCAatcattaataaaaatgaaagtgAATTTTGGAAAtatcacttaaagtgcttcctacaagaagcacataactggtgcatCTTgcgcacttcaagtgcttttgggcaaaaacactttcacttaaaatactttcaatcattttcaaaacactttcaaatggGTACTTCTCCAATTCATAAACTTTGAGGTCAATTAATTTAAACTAATTACAGACATGTGACGTTGCTAGAATTAACCATACCAGAAAAACTATTAGATATACCAGATATTTGCATTATCCTTGTATTATGGTAATTAGTAAACTCCATGGATTTAActccatatatatttttgtcaTATATAATTGTTAGAAATATGTAGATACAAtcacttgcaaatataagttataCATATATTGATGTCATGAGAATAAATAAGGTATTAATTATAATGTTACTAATTTGTAATACCTGAGGCCTTTCTGCAATATTTCAATCTCCTGTTTCAGCAAGTTAATCTCCTTTTTCGCATCCTATATATCAATACAAAGAATAAGGGAATTCAACTTAGTTTTAGAGTCGTAGTTGGCATCCATGTCAATATACCCTAATTAAGTCAATAAAAAAGGATTGTAATTATCGTAGATGCACGATGTATATATGGTTTCACCTCTCTTTCCCTAatgtattaaataaaataaaaaatagggtaaaacacaaaaaactacctcaactattggtgtcacgacactttcatacctcatcttttaaaattgacaatgtcatacctcatcttacgaatttatgCCAATGTCAGAcatccgtcaatttttctgttactttttctattaaatgctgacatggccaGAGATGGgatccatttttattaaaaattaattaaatattaaaaaaataacaaaaaaaacaaaaaaccaaaaaaaacccatcaacctgtgtcccccctccccaaaaacccagatccccttATCTGAGTTCTCTCCCACCCAACCCTCTATCTCTCCTCATCTGAGTTCTCTCCCACCCAACCCTttatctctcctctctctctcttgcctctctctcttctctctccctgcAACATGCATtcctaaaatcccaaaacccatAAATCCTTCCCACCCATccccccccccaaccttcctctcTGATCCAACCGACAACAACCCTACCTCTGTTGTTGACTCCAGCGATGACAGCCACGACCCCCAATCGCCCCCAAACCCTAACTCTAGCACAACCTCCACAACAACATTCCCTTCTCCTCCTCACCCTCGGAGTCTGCCCAATAGAAAAACTCTCTGTTTTTCTCAGAAAATTCTGATATTTTCCGAGAAAATCAGAGGAGGCGtgagaaatagagagagagagagagagagagagagagagagagagagttgtgatTTAAGAGTGGTTCTCTTTGGTCTGAGTTTCCGATAAATGGTGTAGATAGGCGGGTCGGATGAGGAGGAGAGAGTGGAGGTAAAGTCCATGGCAATGGGTTCTGAGAGGGTGAAGCCTCTGCACAATTTCAACTTCTTGTGGTATTTGAAGTGGGGGAACCAGAAGCACCTGTGGTGCTGGAAGGAGAGCGCTGACGCCAACGGGAGTGGCAGGGAAGGGTCTGGGGTTAATCGGCGATCGTCGGCTCAGAGGATTGAGAGCTCGTCGGCGATGATGACTCGGGTGGgaatggtttctgggttttgggattttagggatGCAGGCTgcagggagagagaagagagataggcgagagaggagagaggagaaagaAGGTTGGGTGGGGGAGAGGTCAGAGaaggggatctgggtttttgggAAGGGGGGACACAGGTTggtgggttttttttgttttattgtttattgtttattttttaattttttaattttttaatatttaattatttaattattttttaaatatttaattatttttttaataaatatggGTCCCGTTTCTggccacgttagcatttaacagaaaaactgacgaaggtctgacattggcacaaattcgtaagatgaggtatgacattgtcaattttaaaagatgagttatgaaagtgtcatgacactaatagttgaggtaattttttgtactttaccctaaaaaatataacataaagtaagaaataaaatcaattaaatacAGGTATGTGTACGTTCGTAATGTCGTACATACATGTATATCACTAAACACCCTCCAATCGGAGTGAATTACTTTTTAAGGATAACTATAAATTGATGACATAAAAATGATCGGTCCAAATCATGAAAAGTATGATGTCAAACCATATGAACATGAGTGGTTAGCTATGTATTAAAACACTGGTTAACAATTGAGTTTAGTGAGTTTTTCTTAAAGTACTGGTTAACACTTGAGTAAACTCTTTTGAAACCCAAACAATCCATGTtctatatattttgtttattttttttattttattattctagCTAAGCGTGTATATCTGTGTATTTAATTAACTTTAGTCATCTTGTAAGCATCATTCATAACCAGCATCTGATGCTGCACTGGCTTTATGAATAAGAATGCCAATAATATTCGTTTTATACGTGGTACAGTATTCAACATCTgtaaaatatgtgtgtgtgttctcCTTTAAACTGTGTATAACATGAGATGTTATTTAGTGTGATGAAGCAAATAAATGACATAAATTTGACAAAAGAAGTGACAACTTAAACAACAAGATATACCATACCAAAGTTTCTGTTTCCACGGTTTGTTCAGCATGAGACACTCGGGTGGGCTTCATCTTCATGTACCTCTCAATAAGCCCTTGCATGCTTCTAccataataaataacaaagtaagttcaattagaattaatctCAAACAGTTAATTAACACTTAGGTCTCTACCGATTGTAAATTTTACTTTCTACTAAGGGTACATGCAATACTTGACTATATGGTGTATGAAACTATCTACTAAAAAATATACAGGATACATTATTATTATACAGAAATAGATAGAGAGAGCTAGCGACCCTTTGGTGGCTAGTTCAAAGAGCTTTCCATGGGAGGAGAAAATGAAAACTCCAATCTCAGCATCACACAGCACAGACAGCTCTTTAGCCTTCTTTAAGAGTCCCGCCCGGCGCTTGCAGAAAGTAACCTGCCTGTGCACCGGGTTCTCGATCCTCTTCATCTGAACCTTTCCACGAGCCATATCGACCAATCGATCAATCGATATATCTAGGGTTTGactgtatatatatatgagtatTTATGGTTGATTCAGAAATTTGGTGGCTGTTTAATTTCCTTTGCAGACAACCTCCCACTAGTTTGGACTAGCTTCGAGGTTGTTGCAATAATCTCCTCTTTCTGAATTTACCAACGCACAGTTTGCCTCTAAATATCGAGAGCTTAGTGCCTTATATACCCTTACGTCGATTCCAATCTATCTCTTCAACCCATGAATAAGAGTAATGCGCACCTACTTTTACAAATCACTGAGCTTTGTTTAACATTAATTGATTTAACCTCTCACATAATTAGCTCCCTTTATTCTATCATGCTCTCTATCTCCAACAGAATTTCAGTCCCaccatttcacaaagttaatcACATTGCCCCACGTTATGTATCAATGGTTAATTTAGTCATTACATTATAATATTATAGTACGTGAATCATGCATAAACCAAGCCTTTTTCAGTATCTCTACAGCCTATATGTGAAGCGCAAACTAATTAAGTCTCTTGTTGTTAACATTTATTGAATCACGTTAATTGACAGCTGCAACTTTAATAAGACTGATTATTCCTACATTAATTAATGTGCTCACTAGCTGGGTGAATCCATTAAGATTTCCGTTACCTCTTAGGGTTAGCTTAGAATTACTTATTctcgttatttttttttaatttttgtaaatcaAGTAATTTATTTGCACTTTAAATCACGGACTTGTATAAACATGTCAATACTAAATCATCTAATTCTCTGAATTCTAGAATCACTCTGTGTTGAAAAGGTGATATATAGTATGTCATCCTCTCATCCCATGCGTATGTCAACACATTGGTATGGCCCTTGCAGAACTAGATTTGGTATCCTCATTGACCATTCAAGACTCTCAGGTGAAGGAAAAGTGTATTTGTGTGGGATAGTTGAAGTCTAGTCAGCATGCAATTTGAAAGCTTTTTTTCATGTGACGCACATCAACACCAATGAGCTGCCCATGTTTGGTTGCTAGCTTTTGCCTCTCCTTTTTCCACATCCTTTTGGCCTTGCCTTCACGGATTGCGCCCTTTGTATATGTGACAAAACCCTTGCCTGGTTTAAGCCTTCCAAGCTTATTATACCGGTTAAAATATTTAGAGCGCCTCTAAATATTTCATATTCAAGTGTTTTAACCGTTATAACAAATGTCTAAcaattaaaacatttgaaaTATTCCATACTTCAAGATATTGTAAAAAATCCATTGCATATTTTCGTTATAACAAATATTTAACGATTAAAACATTTAGAATATTTCATAGTCCAAGATATTGTAGAAAATCCCTTAAAAATTTTGCTTTCTCCGTTAACTTTTTTCTGAAGAAGATATACTCACAAATGTCAGGTCAGCTTTCTCACTGTCTCCctacaacttatattttaaTTTCGAAGAAtttagttattattatttttcttcatctttgctGAGAAGCCAAGAATCTTTGTCAAATCCCACACGTTCAATACAATTCAGTGCAGAGATCTGTCTTCGACATCTTCGATCGGATAGGCTCCATGAAGTGGCTTAGAAAGCCGCCGCGTGGATGCATTTAGTTCTTTTGCAGTGTAAAGCTTGATTCCAAAAACCTTTTGCGATCACACGCACCCGCCCACTTATTAGGtttcaaaagttcaaaagctGAAATTAGACTCTACATAAATAATGCCGCTATGCAGAAACAGTTCCTTTTTAATTTCCCAAATAATTAAATCTTTGCGCCATTCGTATGTACCAGTAAGCCAAGATTCCATCATCGTTTTCGGCCATGGCTTGAAAAGctttgaaaaataaaaccctagacAGTCGAATGTACggactattatttttttttggggggggggggggaagatgTACGGTCTGTTTTCGTCTTCTATGATCTGGTATTTTCAAGTAAAGTATTATTATAATAGCTAGAGCCTAAAGTGAGAAAAGAGATGgaagatgaggaaaaagcttATATGAGAGGGAAAACATGTGTATTAGTTGGTTACGTATTTGTCTATATGGtagtttatttgaaatttaagttttatttgaatgtttaataTTAGGTGGGTTTTTGTTTAGAAAATAGGAGATTCAAGGCCCAATTTCTAAAGAACCCTATTAattatacaaaaattaaaattaagaactCGATTATTTAACAACTCACTAGTTGATCAATGAATAGAATCTTGAATTATAAgcgaagaaagttgaggtttcattaTTTATACGTACACGAAGGGTCATTTCTTGTATAGATGGGATTAATTCTCAGTACACCTCCTCACGTCTGACAAATTTTTAAGTCTAACACGTGAACAATACAAATGGAGTGCCTTGGAGTTCATGTTGCCGTTGGGCTTCCCACGTGAGGTAGCCTagctctaataccatgaagaaagttaaggttctaccataaaatcaattggctaTATGAGGAATAACCCAACTACTTATGAACTCATGCAAAGTTCATTCTCTCATCAATGTGAAATTCATCCTCAACATTAATTCTATCACAACATTagataaacttaaaattttggggtgtgtgggggtgtgctatccacacactccattttacttctcacacaccccttgataatttttattcgttgatcttcttcaatttatctgatccgacggctgaaaattaaaaaagtatgtgagaagtaaaatagggtatGCGGATATCATATcccaaaattttatatatttgttcataTTAAAATCATAGTCGTGAATATCAACGGTTTAACTCATTGTctacattttatatatatgttaaagCCCACGGGTTGAACCTTTGCTCCTTAATGTGTATAAGTTCTAACTTCATACTTAATGTAGTTTTCTGACTTGGTCGGCTTAAGCTCGATCTATATATGGGCGGCCTCACTAGGCTTAGTGAGCCTTTTCGGCTTTTTAATTGTAAGTTGATAAACCATTTAACTAGTTGGGCTTGATGGTTCAATGCAGATTAAGTTATGAAGTTTGAAATTAACTTAAGGTCAGATTCCAACTTGTTCGTTTGATTAACTAACATTTAGTCATCCTAACCAAAAACAGTTagattatttaattatatttcacACAGTATATGATTCGTTAAGGTTTAATTAGTGAGGTAGCGGGGGATTATGAATTGAAACTACCTTTCAGTTCTCCTTTACTAAAGATTAGTAATTGTTAATCCTCAGGGGTTCCACAAGATATAATTGACACCTAGCAGTGTGTAGCTACTCATGCTAACTAGAAGAAGTAAAAAACCTATTCAATTGGAATTACAATTCAATATGTTCTCTAAATCAATACCcttgatcacattgtttggttgatagtttattcatgtctccCATCTAATGTGATTTTCTTATCTATATGATTCCCGTAAACATGATTTGGAACATACATCCTATATCACATTCACGTGCTCTAGCCATAGACTCTtgaatcatatcatagagtattctccttcaaTGGTTGAAGGTTAGAGATTCCTTATTGTACACTCACATGCCTCTAAGAATAAGTCTATGACCCCGGTAATGCATGGAACAAACCTTGAGGCTATCACACATCGTCAAATGATAAAAGAGACAACTATGGTGTCTTAGGTCATAGgattactttgcattatccAACTAGTGAGTTATCATATGACATGTCTAGAAGAACTTATGTTTGATTGTGCTCAATGAACTCATTGTCTATTGTggacctacatacttgtcttaatGTCTTCACACTAATAACTTGAGACTAACCACTCTCTGAAGAGAGCTCTGAAGA of the Pyrus communis chromosome 1, drPyrComm1.1, whole genome shotgun sequence genome contains:
- the LOC137728921 gene encoding agamous-like MADS-box protein AGL12, which translates into the protein MARGKVQMKRIENPVHRQVTFCKRRAGLLKKAKELSVLCDAEIGVFIFSSHGKLFELATKGSMQGLIERYMKMKPTRVSHAEQTVETETLDAKKEINLLKQEIEILQKGLRYMFDGGAGTMTLDELQVLEKNLEIWIYHVRSAKMDILFQEIQLLRNSEEVLTAANKYLQDKIEENTEVTNFIPMATDNTYPLTIPDDIFEC